A window of the Lactuca sativa cultivar Salinas chromosome 5, Lsat_Salinas_v11, whole genome shotgun sequence genome harbors these coding sequences:
- the LOC111893369 gene encoding uncharacterized protein LOC111893369 gives MKSSPRINKHISFSSPSHADDTEHHGLTPTIGDTTEPMIQDEHSPTPCPSPQVDTFHQIETLTQSINKRLNKVEKNVNTMKRLMALDGEYDDDMVVDDTPPNSPGHNPPPPPPSSTNPPLPSPSPSHPPPKTPSPTPKSPPQSDATKKGENYQEGLQPMQMVIVSQPEMTERSEAKVDPLEPIVVADTLDNDAAFDQPIPDAFPDVDDQ, from the exons ATGAAATCTTCTCCAAGGATTAACAAGCACATAAGTTTTTCATCGCCTTCCCATGCTGATGACACCGAACATCATGGATTAACCCCTACCATTGGAGATACTACTGAGCCAATGATCCAGGATGAACATTCTCCCACGCCATGTCCTTCTCCTCAAGTTGATACGTTCCATCAAATTGAAACG TTGACTCAGTCAATAAATAAAAgattgaataaagttgaaaagAATGTGAATACAATGAAGAGACTTATGGCGTTGGATGGTGAATATGATGATGATATGGTTGTTGATGACACTCCACCAAACTCTCCAGGTCATaaccctcctccacctcctccttcaTCAACAAACCCTCCTCTACCATCTCCTTCACCATCACATCCTCCTCCAAAAACTCCTTCTCCTACTCCTAAGTCTCCTCCCCAATCTGATGCTACCAAAAAGGGGGAGAATTATCAAGAGGGTCTTCAACCAATGCAAATGGTTATTGTATCTCAGCCTGAAATGACTGAAAGGAGTGAAGCTAAAGTTGATCCTCTGGAGCCAATTGTTGTTGCTGATACTCTTGATAATGATGCCGCTTTTGATCAACCTATTCCAGACGCTTTTCCAGACGTTGATGACCAATAA